A genomic window from Phoenix dactylifera cultivar Barhee BC4 chromosome 7, palm_55x_up_171113_PBpolish2nd_filt_p, whole genome shotgun sequence includes:
- the LOC103702394 gene encoding transcription factor BIM2-like isoform X1, which translates to METASRLSEDEDEFGRSQGSSQKVELNVKVDGKGSGQKPGTPTTPRSKHSATEQRRRCKINDRFQILRDLIPHSDHKRDKASLLLEVIEYIKFLQEKVQKYESYQGWCPENAKLMPWSNSQAPTDGVSDSSHVFKNGPAPPGFMFPGKFVDNTIPIAPTMLSNAQNVAEPDMNPGTGAVFVPLQPNFCASVGTEYGLTQPQERLISDSDNMASQSQSWQRPSGPSDCNIGSDMLSEQEELAIDEGTINISCVYTQGILTTLTQALESSGIDLSQASISAHINLGKRAISRRPTATTTMSSAKDHEDPSAVNQVIGDSRVGSSCEESEQALKRHKVDNS; encoded by the exons ATGGAGACGGCTTCGCGATTGAGCGAAGACGAGGATGAGTTCGGGAGGAGCCAGGGATCCTCTCAGAAAG TGGAATTGAATGTGAAGGTGGATGGGAAGGGTAGCGGGCAGAAGCCGGGCACACCAACCACGCCAAGATCGAAGCACTCTGCAACAGAGCAGCGCCGAAGGTGCAAAATTAATGATAG ATTTCAGATACTTAGAGACCTTATACCACATAGTGATCATAAACGAGATAAAGCTTCACTTCTTTTGGAG GTTATTGAATATATTAAATTCTTACAAGAGAAGGTGCAAAAATATGAATCATACCAGGGATGGTGTCCGGAAAATGCAAAGTTAATGCCATGG AGTAACAGCCAAGCCCCTACAGATGGTGTTTCTGACTCTTCTCATGTCTTTAAAAATGGCCCTGCTCCCCCTGGGTTTATGTTCCCTGGGAAGTTTGTTGACAATACCATCCCTATAGCCCCAACAATGCTCTCAAACGCACAGAATGTGGCTGAACCAGACATGAATCCTGGTACAGGTGCGGTGTTCGTTCCTTTGCAGCCAAACTTTTGTGCTTCTGTTGGAACGGAATATGGTTTAACACAGCCTCAGGAGAGGTTAATTTCAGATTCAGATAACATGGCATCTCAGTCCCAATCGTGGCAGAGACCATCAGGTCCATCTGACTGTAATATTGGCAGCGATATGTTGAGTGAACAAGAAGAGCTAGCCATTGATGAGGGCACAATCAACATTTCTTGTGTCTACACTCAAGG GATATTGACCACGCTAACACAAGCACTGGAGAGTTCAGGTATAGATCTATCTCAAGCCAGCATCTCCGCGCATATCAATCTAGGTAAACGAGCGATCAGTAGAAGGCCAACTGCCACCACTACTATGTCTAGTGCTAAG GATCATGAAGACCCCTCAGCTGTTAATCAAGTGATAGGGGACTCGAGGGTGGGGAGCAGTTGTGAGGAATCTGAGCAAGCTCTGAAGAGGCATAAAGTTGATAACAGCTAA
- the LOC103702394 gene encoding transcription factor BIM2-like isoform X2, translated as METASRLSEDEDEFGRSQGSSQKVELNVKVDGKGSGQKPGTPTTPRSKHSATEQRRRCKINDRFQILRDLIPHSDHKRDKASLLLEVIEYIKFLQEKVQKYESYQGWCPENAKLMPWSNSQAPTDGVSDSSHVFKNGPAPPGFMFPGKFVDNTIPIAPTMLSNAQNVAEPDMNPGTDSDNMASQSQSWQRPSGPSDCNIGSDMLSEQEELAIDEGTINISCVYTQGILTTLTQALESSGIDLSQASISAHINLGKRAISRRPTATTTMSSAKDHEDPSAVNQVIGDSRVGSSCEESEQALKRHKVDNS; from the exons ATGGAGACGGCTTCGCGATTGAGCGAAGACGAGGATGAGTTCGGGAGGAGCCAGGGATCCTCTCAGAAAG TGGAATTGAATGTGAAGGTGGATGGGAAGGGTAGCGGGCAGAAGCCGGGCACACCAACCACGCCAAGATCGAAGCACTCTGCAACAGAGCAGCGCCGAAGGTGCAAAATTAATGATAG ATTTCAGATACTTAGAGACCTTATACCACATAGTGATCATAAACGAGATAAAGCTTCACTTCTTTTGGAG GTTATTGAATATATTAAATTCTTACAAGAGAAGGTGCAAAAATATGAATCATACCAGGGATGGTGTCCGGAAAATGCAAAGTTAATGCCATGG AGTAACAGCCAAGCCCCTACAGATGGTGTTTCTGACTCTTCTCATGTCTTTAAAAATGGCCCTGCTCCCCCTGGGTTTATGTTCCCTGGGAAGTTTGTTGACAATACCATCCCTATAGCCCCAACAATGCTCTCAAACGCACAGAATGTGGCTGAACCAGACATGAATCCTGGTACAG ATTCAGATAACATGGCATCTCAGTCCCAATCGTGGCAGAGACCATCAGGTCCATCTGACTGTAATATTGGCAGCGATATGTTGAGTGAACAAGAAGAGCTAGCCATTGATGAGGGCACAATCAACATTTCTTGTGTCTACACTCAAGG GATATTGACCACGCTAACACAAGCACTGGAGAGTTCAGGTATAGATCTATCTCAAGCCAGCATCTCCGCGCATATCAATCTAGGTAAACGAGCGATCAGTAGAAGGCCAACTGCCACCACTACTATGTCTAGTGCTAAG GATCATGAAGACCCCTCAGCTGTTAATCAAGTGATAGGGGACTCGAGGGTGGGGAGCAGTTGTGAGGAATCTGAGCAAGCTCTGAAGAGGCATAAAGTTGATAACAGCTAA